In Candidatus Hydrogenedentota bacterium, one DNA window encodes the following:
- a CDS encoding transposase → MAMGRMDKERQETLWVETSALPCAPGHPFYERVNALLAEEGFEAMVEAECAQYYAEVLGRPSIPPVVYFKALLVGYFEGIDSERGIAWRVADSMALRSFLGYALTESTPDHSSLSRTRRLMSVETHERVFQWVLGVLARKGLLRGKTLGVDATTLEANAALRSIVRRDTGEPYEQFLIGLAKASGIETPTREDLAKLDKKRPKKGSNKDWKNPHDPDARITKMKDGRTHLAHKAEHAVDMDTGAV, encoded by the coding sequence ATGGCGATGGGACGGATGGACAAAGAACGACAAGAAACGCTCTGGGTGGAGACAAGCGCGCTGCCTTGCGCGCCAGGACACCCGTTTTATGAGCGTGTCAACGCCTTATTGGCCGAAGAGGGTTTCGAGGCGATGGTGGAAGCCGAATGCGCGCAGTACTACGCGGAAGTCCTGGGACGGCCAAGCATCCCGCCGGTGGTGTACTTCAAGGCGTTGCTGGTCGGTTACTTCGAGGGCATTGACTCGGAGCGGGGCATCGCGTGGCGCGTGGCGGACTCCATGGCGCTTCGGTCTTTTCTGGGTTATGCGCTGACGGAGTCGACTCCGGACCATTCGAGTTTGTCGCGGACGCGTCGCTTGATGTCGGTGGAGACCCACGAGCGGGTGTTCCAATGGGTGCTGGGCGTGCTGGCCAGGAAGGGCCTGCTACGCGGAAAGACCTTGGGGGTGGATGCCACAACGCTGGAGGCCAACGCGGCGCTGCGCAGCATCGTGCGGCGTGATACAGGCGAGCCCTATGAACAATTCCTCATAGGATTGGCCAAGGCATCGGGAATCGAAACGCCTACACGCGAAGATCTGGCTAAACTTGACAAGAAACGTCCGAAGAAGGGCTCGAACAAGGATTGGAAGAATCCACACGATCCGGATGCGCGCATAACGAAGATGAAAGACGGGCGCACGCATCTTGCTCACAAGGCGGAACACGCGGTGGACATGGACACGGGAGCGGTGTAA